Proteins encoded together in one Rhizobium sp. ACO-34A window:
- a CDS encoding nitrogenase cofactor biosynthesis protein NifB: protein MSALMISLDSLAPVSSMDAMLAKETSGGCASSSCGSSAKPDDMDLAIWEKIKDHPCYSEEAHHYFARMHVAVAPACNIQCNYCNRKYDCANESRPGVVSEKLTPDQARRKVIAVANEVPQLSVLGIAGPGDACYDWRKTKATFDDVSREIPDIKLCISTNGLALPDHVDELAEMNVDHVTITINMVAPEIGTKIYPWIFYQNRRYTGLEASQILHERQMLGLEMLTARGILTKINSVMIPGVNDEHLIEVNKWVKERGAFLHNVMPLISDPAHGTYFGLTGQRGPKAMELKALQDKLEGGAKLMRHCRQCRADAVGLLGEDRGQEFTLDQIPDEVAYDPARRETYREAVARERGDHAAAKQAAVTTVKGTEANGTLLVAVATKGGGRINEHFGHAREFQVYEASPKGISFVGHRKVEQYCMGGFGEDATLDGVIEALEGIDVVLCARIGDCPKDSLIAAGIRATDAYGFDYIETAIGALYAAEFGLELLAESA from the coding sequence ATGTCAGCCCTGATGATCTCGCTCGATAGCCTCGCTCCCGTCTCATCCATGGATGCCATGCTGGCCAAGGAGACATCCGGAGGCTGTGCGTCGTCCTCCTGTGGCTCCTCCGCCAAGCCAGACGACATGGACCTTGCCATATGGGAAAAGATCAAGGATCATCCGTGCTATTCGGAGGAGGCGCATCATTATTTTGCCCGCATGCACGTCGCTGTGGCGCCAGCCTGCAACATCCAGTGCAACTACTGCAATCGCAAGTACGACTGCGCCAACGAGAGCCGCCCCGGCGTCGTTTCGGAAAAGCTGACGCCGGACCAGGCCCGTCGCAAGGTGATCGCCGTGGCAAACGAGGTGCCGCAGCTTTCCGTGCTGGGCATCGCAGGCCCGGGGGATGCATGCTACGACTGGCGTAAGACCAAGGCGACCTTCGATGACGTGTCGCGCGAGATTCCCGACATCAAGCTGTGCATCTCGACGAATGGTCTGGCCCTGCCGGATCATGTCGACGAACTTGCCGAGATGAATGTCGATCACGTGACGATTACCATCAACATGGTCGCCCCCGAGATCGGCACGAAGATCTATCCATGGATCTTCTATCAGAATCGTCGCTATACCGGCCTTGAAGCCTCGCAGATTCTGCATGAGCGGCAGATGCTCGGGCTTGAAATGCTGACTGCCCGCGGCATCCTGACCAAGATCAATTCCGTGATGATCCCCGGCGTCAACGACGAGCATCTGATCGAAGTGAACAAGTGGGTGAAGGAGCGAGGTGCCTTCCTCCACAACGTCATGCCGCTGATCTCGGATCCGGCGCACGGCACCTATTTCGGTCTCACCGGACAGCGCGGCCCGAAGGCCATGGAGCTGAAGGCCCTGCAGGACAAGCTCGAAGGCGGCGCCAAGCTGATGCGCCACTGCCGCCAGTGTCGCGCCGACGCGGTCGGCCTTCTGGGCGAGGACCGCGGCCAGGAATTCACTCTCGACCAGATACCCGACGAAGTGGCCTACGATCCCGCGCGGCGCGAAACCTACCGTGAAGCGGTAGCGCGAGAGAGGGGAGACCACGCGGCCGCAAAACAGGCCGCCGTCACCACGGTAAAGGGCACGGAAGCAAACGGCACACTGTTGGTCGCGGTCGCCACCAAGGGCGGTGGTCGCATCAACGAGCATTTCGGCCACGCCAGGGAATTCCAGGTCTATGAAGCATCGCCCAAGGGCATCTCTTTCGTCGGCCATCGCAAGGTCGAGCAGTATTGCATGGGTGGGTTCGGCGAGGATGCCACCCTCGATGGCGTGATCGAGGCGCTCGAAGGCATCGACGTGGTGCTTTGCGCCAGGATCGGCGATTGCCCGAAGGACAGTCTCATCGCCGCCGGCATCCGCGCCACGGACGCCTATGGATTTGACTACATCGAGACCGCGATCGGAGCGCTTTATGCCGCCGAGTTCGGTCTGGAGTTGCTGGCCGAGAGCGCCTGA
- a CDS encoding ferredoxin — MAFKIIASQCTQCSACEFECPTGAIKFKGETYVIDPNKCTECDGYFDTQQCAAVCPVPKTCVPA, encoded by the coding sequence ATGGCCTTCAAGATCATCGCATCGCAATGCACGCAATGTTCCGCCTGTGAATTCGAATGCCCGACGGGGGCAATCAAGTTCAAGGGGGAGACCTATGTCATCGATCCGAACAAATGCACCGAATGCGACGGTTACTTCGATACCCAGCAATGCGCGGCCGTCTGTCCGGTGCCGAAAACCTGCGTTCCCGCCTGA
- a CDS encoding nitrogen fixation protein NifZ translates to MGLGREQEVEIRKPPVFEHGEHVRATRHVSNDGTYPGKEIGENLVRKGDVGYVRDIGTFLQQFYIYSVEWVDRGTLVGMRARELASLDQPATANPIDTQGSER, encoded by the coding sequence ATGGGACTTGGACGAGAACAGGAGGTCGAAATCCGCAAGCCACCGGTCTTCGAGCATGGCGAGCACGTCAGGGCGACGCGGCACGTCAGCAACGACGGCACCTATCCCGGCAAGGAGATCGGGGAAAATCTCGTCCGCAAAGGGGATGTCGGCTATGTGCGCGACATCGGTACTTTCCTGCAGCAGTTCTACATCTACTCGGTTGAATGGGTCGACCGGGGCACGCTGGTCGGCATGCGCGCGAGGGAACTCGCCAGTCTCGACCAACCGGCCACGGCCAACCCTATCGACACACAGGGAAGCGAACGATGA
- a CDS encoding putative nitrogen fixation protein NifT, with the protein MKVMIRKSERGFSAYVPKKDLEEPIVRSEREDLWGGVVTLKNGWRLDLPAMPADTRLPVTVEARKLSDEE; encoded by the coding sequence ATGAAAGTGATGATCCGCAAATCCGAGCGCGGTTTTTCCGCCTACGTGCCGAAAAAGGATCTGGAAGAACCTATCGTCCGTTCCGAGAGGGAGGATCTGTGGGGTGGCGTGGTCACGCTCAAGAACGGCTGGCGTCTCGACCTTCCGGCCATGCCAGCGGATACGCGTCTGCCAGTGACGGTGGAAGCCCGCAAGCTCTCCGACGAGGAATAG
- a CDS encoding SIR2 family protein yields the protein MNAILHNDFLFCVSDDEARSTLLDVRSGLEKGVTAPYLGPGLVALTTGEASVPASPEAVAVALNIKAPAPSRIRTNMWSVAQYIEQRRHRNTLKAWMAEIFAATPKPLALHRWLAALSLPLIIDSWYDGAMRAALKESGRQDFISIQGITRAGEVRDTWTRVYRADDAACDDAVPAQACTVLYEPHGGAQPAGNFLVADSDYVEVLTEIDIQTPIPDSVKERRAALGFVFLGCRFHDQMLRTYARQIIKRSKGPHYAVMDAASLSRNERRFLAENGITLIDMPLEEAVAILAQEATVATAATEQPVRTS from the coding sequence ATGAACGCGATACTGCATAACGATTTCCTGTTCTGCGTCAGTGACGACGAGGCGAGAAGCACCCTTCTCGATGTCAGGAGCGGTTTGGAGAAGGGCGTAACCGCTCCTTATCTCGGCCCCGGCCTTGTTGCGCTCACAACCGGCGAGGCTTCCGTACCCGCTTCGCCCGAGGCTGTCGCCGTGGCCCTCAACATCAAGGCGCCTGCACCATCGCGTATTCGCACCAATATGTGGTCGGTCGCTCAGTACATCGAGCAGCGCCGGCACAGGAACACGCTGAAGGCGTGGATGGCAGAGATCTTCGCGGCTACACCGAAGCCGTTAGCGTTGCACCGCTGGCTGGCTGCTCTCTCCCTGCCGCTCATCATCGACAGTTGGTACGACGGAGCCATGCGGGCGGCGCTCAAAGAGAGCGGCCGACAGGATTTCATCAGCATCCAGGGCATAACCCGGGCCGGAGAGGTTCGCGACACCTGGACCCGAGTCTATCGCGCAGATGACGCGGCTTGCGACGATGCGGTCCCCGCGCAGGCCTGCACGGTTCTTTATGAGCCTCACGGCGGCGCGCAGCCAGCCGGCAATTTTCTGGTGGCAGATTCCGATTATGTCGAGGTTCTGACCGAGATCGACATCCAGACGCCGATCCCCGACAGTGTAAAGGAACGGCGTGCAGCCCTCGGCTTCGTCTTTCTCGGCTGCCGGTTTCACGATCAGATGCTGCGCACGTATGCGCGACAGATCATCAAGCGATCGAAGGGGCCGCATTATGCTGTCATGGACGCAGCAAGCCTGAGCAGGAACGAGCGCCGGTTCCTCGCTGAAAACGGCATCACGCTAATCGATATGCCGCTCGAGGAGGCCGTCGCCATTCTCGCACAAGAAGCCACGGTAGCAACAGCAGCAACGGAGCAACCGGTCAGAACTTCTTGA
- a CDS encoding nif-specific transcriptional activator NifA, with the protein MNRYVEHVSPPRREQASSDAAVKSSRRATVSLSGIYEISKVLAEPARLEITLANVVNILSSFLQMRKGALIVLDDNGLPEIVATAGYYHKPGEDHFMPIPQAVIDQIVATATPLVVPDTGRSHLFPESEPGVCFIGVPVKASHTVLGTLSIDRTRKEGADFTLDDDMRFLTMVANLAGQTIRLHRILSEDRQRLIDEQRRLEKSLDGSTEVRSRRASGKTGRIVGESPSVKNVLDIINIVARTNSTVLLRGESGTGKELFAQTIHELSPRHDKPFVKLNCAALPETVLESELFGHEKGAFTGASNQRAGRFELAHGGTLLLDEIGEISPAFQAKLLRVLQEGEFERVGGNKTLKVDVRLICATNRDLEDAVRKGEFRADLYYRISVVPVALPPLRERPGDIPRLAEAFLDRFNRQNSRHLSFSRTSLDLISRCYFPGNVRELENCVQRTATLTRSEVIGPTDFACSSGQCLSALLWKGNGKVPHNNDIDMLATGHIIPADVPAPSSRAQETRVMPSGNPCNPADPACPANGNRLTERERLIEAMERSGWVQAKAARILGLTPRQVGYALRRHDIPVKKF; encoded by the coding sequence ATGAACCGCTATGTCGAGCATGTCAGTCCGCCGCGCAGGGAGCAGGCTTCTTCTGACGCTGCCGTCAAGTCCAGTCGCCGCGCGACCGTCTCCTTGAGCGGTATCTACGAGATATCGAAGGTTCTAGCGGAACCGGCGCGACTGGAAATCACACTCGCCAATGTCGTGAACATTCTCTCTTCCTTCCTGCAGATGCGGAAGGGAGCGCTGATCGTGCTCGACGATAACGGCCTGCCGGAGATTGTCGCCACCGCCGGCTATTACCACAAGCCCGGCGAGGACCATTTCATGCCGATTCCGCAGGCTGTCATCGACCAGATTGTGGCGACGGCGACACCGCTGGTCGTTCCGGATACCGGCCGTTCCCACCTTTTCCCGGAAAGCGAGCCGGGTGTGTGTTTCATCGGCGTCCCCGTCAAGGCCAGCCATACGGTGCTTGGAACCCTCTCGATCGACCGGACCCGAAAGGAAGGCGCTGACTTCACGCTCGATGACGATATGCGCTTCCTCACCATGGTCGCCAATCTCGCGGGCCAGACCATCCGTCTCCACCGTATCCTGAGCGAGGATCGGCAGCGCTTGATCGACGAGCAGCGTCGTCTCGAAAAGTCGCTGGACGGAAGCACGGAGGTGAGGTCACGGCGGGCTTCTGGGAAGACCGGACGCATCGTTGGCGAGAGCCCTTCCGTGAAGAACGTCCTGGATATCATCAACATTGTCGCCAGAACCAATTCGACAGTGCTGCTGAGAGGCGAAAGTGGGACGGGCAAGGAGCTTTTCGCCCAGACCATCCACGAACTCTCACCGCGTCACGATAAGCCCTTCGTCAAGCTCAACTGTGCGGCTCTTCCCGAAACCGTGCTCGAATCCGAACTCTTCGGCCATGAAAAGGGCGCCTTCACCGGCGCCAGCAACCAGCGCGCCGGCCGCTTCGAACTGGCCCACGGAGGCACGCTGTTGCTCGACGAGATCGGCGAGATTTCTCCCGCCTTCCAGGCCAAGCTGCTGCGCGTGCTGCAGGAGGGCGAATTCGAGCGCGTCGGCGGCAACAAGACTTTGAAAGTAGACGTCCGGCTGATCTGTGCGACGAACCGCGATCTCGAGGATGCGGTGCGCAAGGGCGAATTCCGCGCCGACCTCTACTATCGGATCAGTGTCGTGCCGGTAGCACTGCCGCCGCTGCGTGAACGGCCGGGCGATATTCCGCGGCTGGCCGAGGCTTTTCTGGATCGCTTCAATCGTCAGAACAGCCGACACCTGAGTTTCAGCCGGACCTCGCTCGACCTCATTTCCCGCTGTTATTTCCCCGGAAACGTTCGGGAGCTTGAAAACTGCGTGCAGCGCACGGCGACTCTCACCCGCTCGGAGGTCATCGGTCCTACTGATTTCGCCTGTAGCAGCGGGCAGTGTCTGTCCGCTCTTCTGTGGAAGGGCAACGGCAAGGTGCCGCACAATAACGATATCGACATGCTCGCCACCGGCCACATCATACCGGCCGACGTTCCAGCTCCGTCGTCCAGGGCGCAGGAAACGCGCGTCATGCCCAGCGGGAACCCCTGCAATCCGGCCGATCCCGCCTGTCCGGCCAACGGCAACCGTTTGACCGAGCGCGAACGGCTGATCGAAGCGATGGAGCGTTCCGGCTGGGTGCAGGCGAAGGCGGCGCGCATTCTGGGCCTGACACCGCGCCAGGTGGGCTATGCGTTGCGGCGCCACGACATACCGGTCAAGAAGTTCTGA
- a CDS encoding ferredoxin family protein has product MTIAVKDVRVEDKLFQNRYLVDVGRPHITVRPHETPSPNLLALTKVCPAKCYEQNDKGQVEITADGCMECGTCRVLCEASGEIEWNYPRGGFGVLFKFG; this is encoded by the coding sequence ATGACCATTGCCGTCAAGGATGTCCGGGTCGAGGACAAGCTTTTCCAGAACCGCTACCTCGTCGATGTCGGCCGCCCGCACATCACGGTGCGGCCGCACGAAACGCCGAGCCCCAATCTTCTGGCGCTGACCAAGGTCTGCCCCGCCAAATGCTACGAGCAAAACGATAAGGGCCAGGTGGAGATCACCGCCGACGGCTGCATGGAGTGCGGCACCTGCCGGGTGCTCTGCGAGGCCTCAGGCGAGATCGAATGGAACTATCCGAGGGGCGGTTTCGGCGTACTCTTCAAGTTCGGCTGA
- a CDS encoding FAD-dependent oxidoreductase gives MIEEKFDAIVIGAGMSGNAAAYTLANRGLKVLQLERGEYAGSKNVQGAIMYASMLEKIIPDFREDAPLERHLVEQRFWMMDDTSHTGMHYRSSDFNEEKPNRYTIIRAQFDKWFSSKVREAGATVLCETTVTELARDTNGKVIGVHTDRRGGAIFSDVVVLAEGVNGLLGTRAGLRDMPRPETVALAVKEIHFLPEEVICQRFGLTGNEGCVIEAAGTFSQGMTGLAFLYTNRESISLGVGCLVSDYARTMESPYALLEEFKSHPSVKPLLADSEVKEYAAHLIPEGGYKAIPQLFGDGWVVVGDAAQLNNAVHREGSNLAMTSGRLAAEAIFQVKSRKDPMSAENLALYGKMLEESFVMKDLKKHKDMPALLHTNSQNFFMTYPQLISAAAQSFVRVDGTPKIDKERATMAQFVKNRSRWGMVSDAVRLAFAWR, from the coding sequence ATGATCGAGGAAAAATTCGATGCCATCGTCATCGGGGCCGGCATGTCCGGCAACGCAGCAGCCTATACACTGGCAAATCGCGGATTGAAGGTGCTGCAGCTCGAACGTGGTGAATATGCCGGTTCGAAGAATGTCCAGGGCGCCATCATGTATGCCAGCATGCTGGAAAAGATCATCCCGGACTTCCGCGAGGATGCCCCGCTGGAGCGGCATCTGGTGGAACAGCGCTTCTGGATGATGGACGATACCTCCCATACGGGCATGCATTACCGCTCATCCGACTTCAACGAGGAAAAGCCGAACCGCTACACCATCATCCGCGCCCAGTTCGACAAGTGGTTTTCGAGCAAGGTGAGGGAGGCCGGTGCGACGGTGCTGTGCGAGACCACGGTGACCGAGCTTGCCCGCGACACCAATGGCAAGGTGATCGGTGTCCATACCGACCGTCGCGGCGGCGCGATCTTCTCCGACGTGGTTGTGCTTGCGGAAGGCGTGAACGGCCTGCTCGGAACCCGTGCCGGCCTGCGCGATATGCCGAGACCGGAAACGGTGGCGCTCGCGGTCAAGGAAATACACTTCCTGCCGGAGGAAGTCATCTGTCAGCGTTTCGGCCTGACCGGCAACGAGGGCTGCGTCATCGAGGCCGCCGGCACCTTCTCGCAGGGTATGACGGGGCTTGCCTTCCTGTACACCAACCGGGAATCAATCTCGCTCGGTGTCGGTTGCCTAGTCTCCGACTATGCCAGGACGATGGAAAGCCCCTATGCGTTGCTCGAGGAATTCAAGAGCCATCCGTCGGTCAAGCCGCTGCTCGCTGACTCCGAAGTCAAGGAATACGCCGCGCATCTCATTCCCGAAGGCGGATACAAGGCGATTCCGCAGCTCTTCGGCGACGGCTGGGTCGTCGTCGGCGATGCCGCCCAGCTCAACAACGCCGTCCACCGCGAGGGCTCCAACCTTGCCATGACCTCCGGGCGTCTGGCGGCTGAAGCAATATTCCAGGTCAAGAGCCGCAAGGACCCGATGAGCGCGGAAAACCTCGCCCTCTACGGGAAGATGCTGGAGGAATCCTTTGTGATGAAGGACCTTAAGAAGCACAAGGACATGCCCGCCCTGCTGCATACCAATTCGCAGAATTTCTTCATGACCTATCCTCAGCTCATTTCTGCCGCCGCACAGAGTTTCGTGCGGGTCGACGGCACCCCGAAGATCGACAAGGAAAGGGCGACCATGGCGCAATTCGTCAAGAACCGCAGCCGTTGGGGCATGGTGTCGGATGCCGTCAGGCTCGCCTTCGCCTGGCGCTGA
- a CDS encoding electron transfer flavoprotein subunit alpha — MTEEAKKPAAPAGGRAGMKKELPEHFKSYRHVWVAIELERGQVHPVSYELLGCGRRLADKLGVQLAGAVIGPPGEATWHAVAETFAYGADMVYLVEDPVLKDYRNQPYSKALTELVNTYQPEILLLGATTLGRDLAGSVATTLRTGLTADCTELDVDDDKSLAATRPTFGGSLLCTIYTLNYRPQMATVRPRVMAMPERQERPVGRVIQHKLSMVEEDIVTKVLSFIPDGQSSKVNLAYADIVVAGGLGLGAAENFQLVRNLASTLGAEYGCSRPVVQKGWMPSERQIGQTGKTIRPKLYIAAGISGAIQHRVGVEGADLIVAINTNPNAPIFDFAHIGLVTDAVRLLPALTEAFVRRLSPHNRDKLAS; from the coding sequence ATGACCGAAGAGGCAAAAAAACCAGCAGCGCCGGCCGGCGGCCGGGCGGGCATGAAGAAGGAACTGCCGGAGCACTTCAAATCCTACCGGCACGTCTGGGTGGCGATCGAGCTGGAACGGGGACAGGTGCATCCGGTTTCCTACGAACTACTCGGCTGCGGTCGCAGACTGGCCGACAAACTTGGCGTCCAACTGGCCGGTGCAGTGATCGGGCCGCCCGGCGAAGCCACATGGCATGCGGTGGCTGAGACCTTCGCCTACGGTGCGGACATGGTCTATCTGGTCGAGGATCCGGTCCTGAAGGACTATCGCAACCAGCCCTATTCGAAGGCGCTTACCGAGCTCGTGAACACCTACCAGCCGGAAATTCTGCTGCTCGGCGCCACCACCCTCGGCCGCGACCTTGCCGGTTCCGTGGCAACTACCCTCAGAACCGGCCTCACCGCCGATTGCACCGAACTCGATGTCGACGATGACAAGTCGCTTGCAGCGACACGGCCGACCTTCGGCGGCTCGCTGCTCTGCACGATCTACACGCTGAACTACCGGCCCCAGATGGCGACGGTGAGACCCCGCGTCATGGCGATGCCAGAACGACAGGAGCGGCCGGTCGGCCGCGTCATCCAGCACAAGTTGTCGATGGTGGAGGAGGACATCGTCACCAAGGTGCTGAGCTTCATCCCGGATGGCCAGTCCTCCAAGGTCAACCTCGCCTATGCCGATATCGTCGTGGCCGGAGGTCTCGGTCTCGGGGCAGCGGAAAACTTCCAGCTCGTCCGCAATCTCGCCTCTACCCTCGGCGCAGAATATGGCTGCTCGCGGCCGGTCGTGCAGAAGGGTTGGATGCCCTCCGAACGACAGATCGGCCAGACCGGCAAGACCATTCGACCGAAACTCTACATCGCCGCCGGAATTTCCGGCGCCATTCAGCATCGCGTTGGCGTTGAGGGAGCGGACCTGATCGTCGCGATCAACACCAATCCCAACGCGCCGATCTTCGATTTCGCCCATATCGGCCTCGTCACGGACGCCGTACGCCTGCTGCCCGCGCTGACCGAGGCCTTTGTCCGGCGCCTCTCGCCCCACAACCGCGACAAGCTCGCCAGCTAA
- a CDS encoding nitrogen fixation protein FixA — protein sequence MHIVVCIKQVPDSAQIRVHPVTNTIMRQGVPTIINPFDLFSLEEALRMRDAHGGEVTVLTMGPPMASDSLRKALTFGADRGVLLTDRFFAGSDTLATSFALSAAIEKIGKVYGKADVIFAGKQTIDGDTAQVGPGIAKRLDLLQLTYVAKIAAVDPSAREITVERRAEGGTQVLQTRLPCLVTMLEGSNEIRRGTLNDALRAARAEIVTWNAADAGIEDLTKCGLRGSPTVVKRVFAPTARQERATIIGEAGDNARDLADGLIATLFARKPALEPALVASGCAA from the coding sequence ATGCATATCGTCGTCTGTATCAAGCAAGTGCCGGACTCGGCGCAGATCCGTGTCCATCCCGTGACCAACACCATCATGCGGCAGGGCGTTCCGACCATCATCAATCCCTTCGACCTGTTCTCGCTTGAGGAAGCGCTGAGGATGCGTGACGCCCATGGCGGCGAGGTCACGGTGCTGACCATGGGGCCGCCGATGGCGTCGGATTCCCTGCGCAAGGCGCTGACCTTCGGCGCAGATCGTGGCGTGCTTCTGACGGATCGCTTTTTCGCCGGCTCCGACACGCTCGCCACCTCCTTTGCGCTTTCGGCGGCGATCGAGAAGATCGGCAAGGTCTATGGCAAGGCAGACGTGATCTTCGCCGGCAAGCAGACCATCGACGGCGACACCGCTCAGGTCGGCCCCGGCATCGCCAAGCGCCTCGATCTCCTGCAACTGACCTATGTCGCTAAGATCGCTGCCGTCGATCCCTCGGCGCGGGAAATCACCGTCGAGCGGCGCGCGGAGGGCGGCACACAGGTGTTGCAGACGAGGCTCCCTTGCCTCGTCACCATGCTGGAGGGCTCGAACGAGATCCGCCGGGGCACACTGAACGATGCGCTACGCGCCGCCCGTGCCGAAATCGTGACGTGGAATGCAGCCGATGCCGGCATCGAGGACCTGACGAAATGCGGTCTGCGCGGCTCGCCAACCGTTGTCAAGCGGGTCTTTGCCCCAACCGCCCGCCAGGAGAGGGCGACCATCATCGGAGAGGCAGGCGATAATGCACGCGATCTGGCTGACGGCCTGATCGCCACGCTCTTTGCCCGCAAACCCGCCCTCGAACCGGCGCTGGTCGCCAGCGGTTGCGCCGCATAG
- a CDS encoding nitrogen fixation protein NifW: MSDCSSNSRPIDVYNILDRLRGLSSAEDFFHALGVLYDARVLNVARLHILKRMGQYMVEEDFDGLPDRVIAARARSTLERAYSDFEATSPLSQRIFKVLKDHDPDKPAEKRGAFVSLETALKPFAEQ, from the coding sequence ATGAGTGACTGCTCGTCCAATTCCCGTCCAATCGACGTCTACAACATCCTCGATCGCCTGCGCGGCCTTTCCTCCGCCGAGGATTTTTTTCACGCGCTCGGCGTTCTCTACGACGCCAGGGTGCTGAACGTCGCCCGCCTGCACATCCTCAAACGCATGGGCCAGTATATGGTCGAGGAGGACTTCGACGGCCTGCCTGACCGGGTGATCGCCGCCCGCGCTCGTTCGACGCTGGAGCGTGCCTATTCCGATTTCGAGGCGACCTCTCCGCTCTCCCAGCGGATCTTCAAGGTGCTCAAAGATCATGATCCGGACAAGCCGGCCGAAAAGCGAGGCGCCTTCGTCTCGCTCGAAACCGCGCTCAAGCCCTTTGCCGAACAGTAA
- a CDS encoding serine O-acetyltransferase, whose translation MLTSGRSRDKAKDLPRHGKGLLRMIRDDIACVKARDPAARFALEIMLTYPGVHAIVWHRLAHNLWRRRVHFPARFLSWLSRFLTNIDIHPGAVIGERFFIDHGAGVVIGETAEIGDDVTLYHGVTLGGTSWSPGKRHPTLGSGVLVGAGAKILGPITIGAGCRIGANSVVIEDVAPGMTVIGIPGRVVKPAHDRRRLGNGRIDLEHHLMPDPVGEAVSALVDRIDFLEMRLARLQSRLVRQPDTSVPVATSTNQPQHKEALYE comes from the coding sequence ATGCTGACCAGCGGGAGATCCCGCGACAAGGCGAAAGACCTGCCTCGACATGGCAAGGGCCTGCTGAGGATGATCCGCGACGACATCGCCTGCGTGAAGGCTCGAGATCCCGCGGCTCGTTTTGCTCTGGAAATCATGCTCACCTATCCGGGCGTGCATGCGATCGTGTGGCACCGCCTGGCCCATAACCTGTGGCGGAGGAGAGTGCATTTTCCAGCGCGCTTCCTCTCCTGGCTTTCGCGGTTCCTCACCAATATTGACATTCACCCCGGGGCGGTCATCGGAGAACGTTTCTTCATCGACCACGGTGCAGGAGTCGTGATCGGCGAGACCGCGGAAATTGGCGACGACGTGACACTCTATCACGGCGTCACCCTCGGCGGCACGTCATGGTCGCCGGGCAAGCGGCATCCGACGCTCGGATCTGGCGTGCTGGTTGGCGCCGGCGCCAAGATCCTCGGGCCGATCACAATCGGGGCCGGCTGCCGGATCGGCGCCAATTCGGTGGTCATTGAAGATGTCGCTCCCGGCATGACGGTGATCGGTATTCCCGGCCGGGTGGTGAAGCCTGCCCACGACCGCCGACGCCTCGGAAATGGCCGGATAGACCTTGAACATCACCTGATGCCCGATCCCGTCGGCGAAGCAGTTTCCGCGCTCGTCGACCGCATCGACTTCCTGGAGATGCGCCTTGCCCGCCTGCAATCCCGGTTGGTTCGCCAGCCCGACACCAGCGTGCCTGTCGCGACTTCCACCAACCAGCCGCAACACAAGGAGGCCCTTTATGAGTGA